A DNA window from Myxocyprinus asiaticus isolate MX2 ecotype Aquarium Trade chromosome 15, UBuf_Myxa_2, whole genome shotgun sequence contains the following coding sequences:
- the zdhhc11 gene encoding palmitoyltransferase ZDHHC11, giving the protein MTNLNCSGRHQRRTAPQHADSRNELVRAPMHSRVNGWSSPLHVFQLIAWLMYSFMAIVGFGIYIPLLPSPWKFAAYGLIGIAFVLHLFTHVAAVTIDPADLNVRTRKDYSSPMPVFDNTKHQHVINNLHCSLCEVDVGPKAKHCSNCNKCIADFDHHCKWLNNCVGRRNYWLFFITISSAVCGIFLLTLVVLFVFIEHHVNPAVLRTAPQFQTVRGNGTWLVFLPAAPLETSSISLLVLAFISIMLGLACLLLLCHLLCFHIYLLSEGISTYEYIIRKRQSLNPKEKEQSVPPAMTSNGTTTQSLGPLESPVSCEAPLSSRSCTFKLEEIGQTSSRLPEPICAEMEASSGERHVDFSSESPIQKIPGEPTLSLPVGWNLSGIEKPQAPGQNNVKSEGIPIVQDTLGSSIMDATVVHQQLITDTQPEAMHPQYLGYKEQMP; this is encoded by the exons ATGACGAAT CTGAACTGCTCTGGACGTCATCAGAGACGAACGGCCCCTCAACATGCAGACAGCAGAAATGAGCTGGTCAGAGCGCCGATGCACTCCAGGGTCAATGGCTGGTCATCGCCACTCCACGTTTTCCAGCTGATCGCATGGCTCATGTACAGCTTCATGGCCATTGTGGGATTCGGGATTTATATTCCTCTTCTGCCATCGCCATGGAAATTTGCAGCGTATGGT TTGATTGGCATAGCTTTTGTCCTGCATTTGTTCACTCATGTGGCGGCTGTAACAATCGACCCTGCAGATCTCAACGTTCGCACCAGGAAGGATTACTCCAGCCCAATGCCTGTGTTTGACAACACCAAACATCAACACGTCATCAACAATCTGCACTGCAGCCTGTGTGAGGTGGATGT GGGACCTAAAGCCAAACACTGCAGCAACTGCAACAAGTGCATAGCAGACTTTGATCATCACTGTAAATGGCTGAACAATTGTGTTGGAAGGAGGAACTACTG GCTCTTTTTCATAACCATCTCGTCTGctgtttgtggaatatttctcCTCACTCTTGTCGTGTTGTTTGTCTTCATTGAGCATCATGTGAATCCAGCTGTTCTGCGCACTGCACCGCAGTTTCAGA CTGTAAGAGGAAATGGAACATGGCTCGTTTTCCTACCGGCAGCACCGTTAGAGACCAGCTCCATTAGTCTGTTAGTGTTGGCGTTCATCTCCATCATGTTGGGACTGGCTTGTCTATTATTGCTTTGCCATTTACTCTGCTTCCATATTTACTTGT TGTCTGAAGGCATTAGCACCTATGAGTACATTATTAGGAAGCGTCAGTCACTAAACCCCAAAGAGAAAGAGCAGAGTGTTCCTCCTGCAATGACTTCTAATGGAACCACCACACAG AGCCTTGGGCCGTTGGAATCGCCTGTCAGTTGTGAAGCTCCATTGTCCAGCAGGTCTTG TACCTTCAAGCTGGAAGAAATAGGACAAACATCCAGTCGATTGCCAGAGCCCATCTGTGCTGAG ATGGAGGCATCCAGCGGAGAGAGACACGTGGACTTCAGCTCAGAATCACCAATACAAAAGATTCCTG GTGAGCCTACGTTGTCACTTCCCGTGGGCTGGAACCTCAGCGGGATCGAGAAGCCTCAAGCCCCAGGACAGAATAACGTGAAGTCTGAGGGAATTCCCATCGTACAAGATACGCTGGGGAGTTCCATCATGGATGCAACAGTGGTTCATCAACAGCTGATCACAGACACTCAACCAGAGGCCATGCATCCTCAGTATCTAGGGTATAAAGAGCAGATGCCATAG